The following nucleotide sequence is from bacterium.
CTTCTGAGTTGGCCTACAGAACGGCACCGTCGGATGGTGCAGTTGACATTCTTCATATGACATATATCATACATATGCTATGAAGAGAACAACGATTTTTGCCGACGAAGAACTCCTCGAGCAGCTTCGGGAAATATCGGCGGAAGAGAAAAGTAGCGTGGCCGAAACAATGCGAAAAGCAATGAGAAGCTATGTTCAACAAAGAAGACGCAAGAAAAGAAAGCT
It contains:
- a CDS encoding ribbon-helix-helix protein, CopG family; translated protein: MKRTTIFADEELLEQLREISAEEKSSVAETMRKAMRSYVQQRRRKKRKLSFVGIASSGRKDIAERHEELLWKKNTK